GAGAGCGAGACGCCCGTCGAGTACGGGTAGTTCGCGCTCGTGGTGTATCCGTCGATGACCCACTTGATCCGACCGTCGACCACCGTCGGGTAGGGGTCGCTGTCGAGGGTGAGGTACGGCGCCACCTTCTGCACGCGCTCCGCGGGGTTGCGGTCGTACAGGATCTGCGAGTCGGCGTTGACGCTGTCGGAGAAGAGGATCTGCTCCGACTGGAACTTCAGCGCGTAGATGAGACGGTTGAAGACGTTGCCCACGCTGGGACCGCCTTCGCCCGAGAACGTCGTGCGGGTGTCGGAGCCGCCGTCGGCACCCAGCGGGTAATCCAGTTCGATCGGATCGGTGCCCTCGGGCGCTCCGACGATGGAGTAGGTCGGCGACGACTCGCCGAAGTACACACGCGGCTCGTACGCGAGGTCGGTGAGGAAGCCCGTGCCGGGAATCGCCTGCTCGAGGAACACCGGGTCGCCGTCGGCGGTGCGCTCGTTGCCCGCGGCCGCGACCATGCCGTAACCGTGGGTGTAGACGAGGGTGGTGTTCTGCCACGAAGCAGCATCACCCAGTTGGCTCATGTTGAGCTCGCGCAGCGACACGACGGTGTCCTGCGTCTGGCCGTCGATCGTGTAACGGTCGACGTCGAGCGGGTTCGTGAACTGGTAGTAGGCGCGGTACTGCTCGAGCTGTCGCACCGTGGGGCCGATGATCGCGGGATCCATGATGCGCAGCTGCGCGGTGGACTCGGCGTCGTTGCGCAGCTGACCGGCCTCGGCCTCGGTGGTGGCCTGGAAGTTCTCCTTCTCGACCTTGTCGATGCCGTACGCGGCCTTCGTCCCGTTGAGGTTGCGCTCGAAGTACTGGCTCTCGAGCTGCAGCTGGTTGGGGCGCACCTGGAAGGTCGTCACGGCCCACGGGATCGCCGCGCCCACCACGATCGCGGAGACCACCAGAAGCGCCGTGCCGATCAGGGGGTAGCGCCAGCGCCCGAGGAAGGCGGTGACGAAGAAGGCCACGGCCACGATGACCGCCGCAATGGCGAGGATGGTCTGCCCGGGGATGACGGCGTTCGCGCCGACGTAGCCGGGGCCCGTGATGCGCTCCCCCGGCTCCACCAGGGTGCGGAAGCGGTCGAGCCACAGGCTCGCGCCCTGCAGCAGCAGGTAGAGACCGGCGAGGACGGCGAGCTGGATGCGCGCAGCCTTCGAGATGCGCAGCTCGCGCTGACCCACCCGGACCGAGCCGTAGAGGTACGACACGACGCCGGTGAGCAGCAGGCTGACCAGCACCACCGCGGAGGCGAACCCGAGCGCCGCACCGTAGAACGGCAACGCGAAGAGGTAGAAGCCGGTGTCGAGCCCGAACTGCGGGTCGGTGACCGAGGTGGCGACGCCGTTGACCCACAGCCACGTGGTCTCCCACTGGGCGGATGCCGCGAACCCGGCGAAGAAGCCGAAGAAGACCGGGATGCCCCACATCGCGAGGCGACGCAGCGGCTCGACGACCTCCTGGTACCGGTCG
The DNA window shown above is from Microbacterium proteolyticum and carries:
- a CDS encoding UPF0182 family membrane protein, whose amino-acid sequence is MTTPSAPNQATPPNRSRRIVSLTLAVIAALVVAFFVFANLYSDWLWFAQLGFTGVLTTQWIGRSVMFVVGFLAMAVPVWGVIQLAYRLRPVYARLSSQLDRYQEVVEPLRRLAMWGIPVFFGFFAGFAASAQWETTWLWVNGVATSVTDPQFGLDTGFYLFALPFYGAALGFASAVVLVSLLLTGVVSYLYGSVRVGQRELRISKAARIQLAVLAGLYLLLQGASLWLDRFRTLVEPGERITGPGYVGANAVIPGQTILAIAAVIVAVAFFVTAFLGRWRYPLIGTALLVVSAIVVGAAIPWAVTTFQVRPNQLQLESQYFERNLNGTKAAYGIDKVEKENFQATTEAEAGQLRNDAESTAQLRIMDPAIIGPTVRQLEQYRAYYQFTNPLDVDRYTIDGQTQDTVVSLRELNMSQLGDAASWQNTTLVYTHGYGMVAAAGNERTADGDPVFLEQAIPGTGFLTDLAYEPRVYFGESSPTYSIVGAPEGTDPIELDYPLGADGGSDTRTTFSGEGGPSVGNVFNRLIYALKFQSEQILFSDSVNADSQILYDRNPAERVQKVAPYLTLDSDPYPTVVDGRIKWVIDGYTTSANYPYSTGVSLSRAIADSNNPAPTYALDDINYIRNSVKATVDAYDGSVDLYAWDDEDPLLQAWQKVYPSSLQPWSEMSADLMSHVRYPTDLMKVQRSMLGVYHVDDPRSFFQQDNRWTTPNDPQDPATFQPPYYLTMKMPSQDEPTYSMFTSFIPASQGGQARNVLTGYLAVDSNAGSESGTKREDYGRLRMLVIDAATTVPGPGQVQNTFDSDTAVSSQINILQQGQSEVLNGNLLTLPVGGGLLYVQPVFVQSSGDTQLPQLRRVLVAFGNEIAFENTLSEALDTLFGGDSGANTGDETVTPVDQGEGGATGGGTTVPDGDYAAALQEARDALTARQAALTSGNLAEFATQDARLTAAVQRLLDLESQGQGGTASTTPTPEATPAG